From one Mustelus asterias chromosome 26 unlocalized genomic scaffold, sMusAst1.hap1.1 SUPER_26_unloc_35, whole genome shotgun sequence genomic stretch:
- the LOC144482149 gene encoding putative G-protein coupled receptor 139 — MLTLQLRDCGLCKSTTIYLVAMITADVLVLSFLVLVNHILVPNFPQVLYLNSVAYGLNSIMSTAVIDCSVWLTVSFTFDRFVAICCQKFRGTYCTPKSAALVVVVIYLATYFRRIPNYFTNIHYYDHKNLQNEHRDGLSIESKQAWRAFDWMNIILNPLVPYLAVVLLNLLTVRHVLAASRARRGFRGDAHSSGDPEMQNRRKALVLLFAASASFILLWMPTIGLFLFSRLTESYSFPDFNHPVAVIHESADMLSALNCCTSTCMYALTQSKFRAELRRTLRCGKNRITKTTAARD; from the coding sequence ATGCTAACACTCCAACTCAGAGACTGCGGTCTGTGCAAGAGCACTACTATCTACCTGGTCGCCATGATCACGGCAGACGTCCTGGTCCTCTCATTTCTTGTTCTGGTAAACCATATATTGGTTCCCAATTTCCCACAGGTGCTTTACCTTAACAGCGTAGcctatggcctcaactccatcatGAGTACCGCTGTGATTGACTGCTCAGTATGGCTAACCGTGTCCTTCACCTTTGACCGTTTCGTGGCAATCTGCTGCCAGAAGTTCAGAGGAACTTACTGTACTCCGAAATCTGCAGCTCTGGTGGTTGTGGTGATTTATCTTGCGACATATTTCAGAAGAATCCCAAATTATTTCACAAATATACATTACTATGATCATAAAAACCTGCAAAACGAACATAGAGACGGTCTCAGCATTGAATCTAAGCAGGCCTGGAGAGCATTTGACTGGATGAACATTATTTTAAATCCCTTAGTTCCTTACTTGGCTGTGGTGCTGCTCAACCTGTTGACAGTCAGGCACGTCCTGGCGGCCAGTCGTGCCCGGCGGGGATTCCGGGGAGATGCTCACAGTTCTGGGGACCCCGAGATGCAGAATCGGAGGAAAGCCCTGGTGTTGCTCTTTGCCGCCTCGGCGAGTTTCATCTTGTTGTGGATGCCGACAATCGGCCTCTTCCTTTTCTCACGGCTCACTGAAAGCTACAGTTTCCCCGACTTCAACCACCCTGTTGCTGTGATTCATGAAAGCGCTGACATGCTCAGTGCACTGAACTGTTGTACCAGCACGTGTATGTACGCTCTAACCCAATCCAAATTCAGGGCAGAGCTGAGAAGGACGCTGCGATGTGGGAAAAATCGAATTACTAAAACGACTGCTGCACGTGACTGA